A genomic region of Thermodesulfobacteriota bacterium contains the following coding sequences:
- the gap gene encoding type I glyceraldehyde-3-phosphate dehydrogenase has product MKIKVGINGFGRIGRLFFRAASSNPGIEIVGINDPFIDPTYMVYMLKYDTVHGRFKGTAEAKDGQLVVNGNTISVFSAMKADEIPWTACGAEYVLESTGVYTELEKAGAHIKAGARRVVISAPSKDAPMFVMGVNHDKYKGEAIVSNASCTTNCLAPVAKVLNDNWGIVEGLMTTVHATTATQKTVDGPSKKDWRGGRGAAFNIIPSSTGAAKAVGKVIPELNGKLTGMAFRVPTADVSVVDLTCRLAKPAKYDDIKAAMKKASETTMKGVLGYTEDEVVSSDFIGETCTSVFDAKAGIPLNDNFVKIVSWYDNEWGYSCKCADLMLHMASVK; this is encoded by the coding sequence ATGAAAATCAAAGTCGGTATTAACGGTTTCGGCCGGATCGGAAGATTGTTCTTTCGGGCGGCCAGCAGCAACCCGGGGATCGAAATTGTCGGCATCAATGATCCTTTCATCGATCCGACCTACATGGTCTACATGCTCAAGTACGATACCGTGCACGGCCGTTTCAAAGGCACGGCCGAGGCCAAAGACGGCCAGCTGGTCGTCAACGGCAACACCATCAGCGTGTTTTCGGCCATGAAAGCCGATGAAATCCCCTGGACCGCCTGCGGCGCGGAATACGTTTTGGAATCCACCGGCGTCTACACGGAACTGGAGAAAGCCGGCGCCCACATCAAGGCCGGGGCCAGACGGGTGGTCATCTCGGCGCCGTCAAAGGACGCGCCCATGTTCGTCATGGGGGTCAACCACGACAAGTACAAGGGCGAAGCCATCGTCTCCAATGCCTCCTGCACCACCAACTGCCTGGCGCCCGTGGCCAAGGTACTCAACGACAACTGGGGCATCGTCGAAGGCCTCATGACCACGGTCCATGCCACCACCGCCACCCAGAAGACGGTGGACGGCCCGTCTAAAAAAGACTGGCGCGGCGGCCGGGGCGCGGCCTTCAATATCATCCCCTCTTCCACCGGCGCGGCCAAGGCGGTCGGCAAGGTCATTCCCGAGCTCAACGGCAAGCTGACCGGCATGGCCTTCCGCGTACCCACGGCCGACGTGTCGGTGGTGGACCTGACCTGCCGTCTGGCCAAGCCGGCCAAGTACGACGACATCAAGGCCGCCATGAAGAAAGCGTCGGAGACCACCATGAAAGGCGTCCTGGGATATACCGAGGACGAAGTGGTCTCTTCGGATTTTATCGGCGAAACCTGCACCTCGGTTTTTGACGCCAAGGCCGGCATCCCCCTTAACGACAATTTCGTCAAGATCGTTTCCTGGTATGACAACGAGTGGGGATATTCCTGCAAGTGCGCCGATCTGATGCTTCATATGGCTTCGGTCAAGTAG
- the gpmA gene encoding 2,3-diphosphoglycerate-dependent phosphoglycerate mutase, whose amino-acid sequence MKTLVLLRHGESEWNRENRFTGWTDVPLSEQGIIEARRAGRLLREGGFTFDVAFTSVLKRAIKTLWLVLEEMDLMWIPVISNWRLNERHYGALQGLNKAETAGKHGPEQVALWRRSFDVPPPALEPEDPRHPCHDSKYTCFHPEDLPGTESLKETIDRLLPFAQENITPAIRAGKRALIVAHGNTLRGLIKYTERIPDEDIADLNIPTGVPVIYELEDDMRPIRRYYLE is encoded by the coding sequence ATGAAAACATTAGTCCTGCTCAGGCATGGCGAAAGCGAGTGGAACCGGGAAAACCGGTTCACGGGCTGGACCGACGTGCCGCTCTCCGAACAGGGCATCATCGAGGCAAGGAGAGCGGGGCGTCTGCTGCGCGAAGGCGGTTTCACGTTTGACGTGGCCTTCACCTCGGTCCTGAAGCGTGCCATCAAGACCCTCTGGCTGGTTCTGGAGGAGATGGACCTGATGTGGATCCCGGTCATCAGCAACTGGCGCCTGAACGAACGGCACTACGGCGCCCTCCAGGGCCTGAACAAGGCCGAGACCGCCGGCAAGCACGGCCCGGAACAGGTGGCCCTCTGGCGCCGGAGCTTTGACGTGCCGCCGCCGGCGCTTGAACCGGAAGACCCCCGCCACCCCTGCCATGATTCCAAATACACCTGTTTCCACCCCGAGGATCTACCGGGCACGGAGAGCCTCAAGGAAACCATCGACCGGCTTCTGCCCTTTGCCCAGGAGAATATCACCCCGGCCATTCGAGCGGGGAAACGGGCACTGATCGTGGCCCACGGCAATACCCTCAGGGGGCTGATCAAGTACACCGAGCGAATCCCGGACGAAGATATCGCCGATCTCAATATTCCTACCGGCGTGCCGGTGATATACGAACTCGAAGACGACATGAGGCCCATCCGCCGATACTACTTGGAATGA